The Pomacea canaliculata isolate SZHN2017 linkage group LG14, ASM307304v1, whole genome shotgun sequence genomic sequence ATAGCTTGTATACTATTCTCTTTTGCTGTTTGGCTTGAATGCAGTAAGGAGTTCCCCATCCATCTTGCCACAGCAGTATTTGTCTAGACAATAAACGAGATGCATTGATAATTTAAGTGACCAGTAGGACTTTTTTAAATGCCATGTAAACTTGTGATTGTGCAGACAATGAATGTATTCATTGATAATAAATAACGAAAGAAGAATGCCAGaatgcttttgtttctgtgatacatttgtgtgtatggtTCTGATGGGTTACACGAGTTATTGTTGAAACTGACTTTAATAACTTCATCAGCATGGACACCAGTGAAGTGAGGCAAATGTAGCCTGAACGTGATAATTCAGAACAGAAGATGAACTCCTATCCATTACTTTAGTAAATCACCTTCTCATACTTTTTGTGAAAAGCAGCACAGTGAAACCACTGATCAGGTTGGATGGTAGAGGGAGAAAACCATGTGAAACATATATTGGAATATAGATCACCATCAGAGTCATTGGCTGATCTTTTTCATTGTCTGAAATCCTACagaacttttgtgtgtgttttttttaacacaataaGTTTTTAAAGATATCCATAAATTGAAGTGACAACAAGTTCATTGCTAAACAGCATAAACTGTTACACTGCTAATCTTGGCCATGGGCTAAATAAACCTCTAATTGTTGCAGCATGATCATAGCTAAGAAACAGccccataaaaataaataatgaaacgaATGAATTTCACACAATATGAAATGGCcaggctttatttttatttctgtttagtaCATAAGTGAGGACCACTTTCATTTCACTTTTAATACTAAATTTCTGCTTTTCATAATCACTTGTACCTGACAATGCCAAAGGTACTAATTCAAGTGttgtaattatatttaattaaagcACTCCCCTTTtcataacaaaattattatgaaaCTGATCAATCTACAATGGTTGACATTATTAATGAACATTTCACTAAGGGGTACATTCTactaagatgaaaaaaatcctAAGCCAGTTGCCTATCATCATGATTAAAGATTAATTAAACAAGACTAAAGTTTAAAGTTCCAAGATGTATGCAAAAGGAATATTGACCCAACAGGATGTTCTATATAATGAGCAGCAGATTTCATTTTACTGCTTTTTATCAACAGCTAACAGAACTGTGCTTGACCAGCAGAAcctgaggggggggggggggggaattggtgttttacgccgtgtcagcagctaaggctatattacggcaagcagccagccctgtaaacagatgccacgtgcagagaaagaacagcatgcccgagacgagaaatgaactcagggcagccaaccttcactgtattgttgacaggcgctaacagcgctaaccgttgcgccaccggaccgctcgaCCTGAGGTGggatagttttaaaaaaaataaagcaataaaaaatgaacCTTTAATCATTACGGAAAATatgacagcttcatgtcggaaTGAAGCACATCTAAGTGCCACACATACATTCTACCCCCTCAAAGATCCTTGACCTTTAACACAAATTTGCTCCCCACAGCTGATGTAGCATCTCACAATCAACATATCAACTATCTACAATACCATTCTATTATAATGACATAAATCTACAAATATTATAGAacaataattctttttaaaaagcacTAAGTACATGATCACTTCAACTTTCTGTGGTTTCCACCTCTTGCACAGGGTCAACTGCAGGCGGCCAGTCAATCTCCACAGCGTCCACATCAAGTGCTAAAATGTCACAGTCTGCTTTGAGAAGAGTTCGCATACTGGGATGTGTACGTCCAAAGTCTCCATGGACAAATTCCTTTACGTAGGTACCAGCCTGAGTGCTGAGATGCAACCTGAAAAGATGTTCTCCAAGAACCTCAGCACTCATGCTATAAACAACTCTCTCACGTGTCGACAATGTCCGCCTGTGCAGAACCCTTATTGGTGTCTTTTGTTGAAGAATCAAGTCCTTTGTGCTGGAAATCATTTCTAGATCTTCCTCTGAAAGATGCCTTTTGCACCAGCATACAGCAGTATAAGACTTTGACTTATCAATTTCTCCTTCTTTCAGATTTCCAACATCACTTCTTGTGACTATCTGCAAATCTCTAATAGCTATATCTTTAGTCAGAACATTTGtacttttctgtatttctgtcaTATCTTCTTGAGTAAACTTGACCCGATGAGGGTTAATAAGCTCAATAACGAAAGGTCGACCAAGCCCCAGCATACGGACATCAACATCTTCCCTCCCAGATGCTGAGAACTTGTGATCAGAAGGTTTAAATTTCTGAAGTACAATCTGGCTGAGAAGTTCTTGCACTGAACCTTCTAACTTTGTTTCCCCATCAACTGTCCAAGGTGTCTGGCTCAGATGCCGACTGTATTTTTTGTATCGGCCAGCCACAAATACAGCATCGTATGTAACTGTGATGTCACAAGTGCATGGTTCATTCACAGTTAATGGTGGACAGAGAAAGTGTTCAGAAAATTGTGAATAGTTCATGTCACTCACAGCTTTTGCAACATTAGCTCTAGTAAACGTCTCGCCaaaaaactttctgttttttctcttgCAAAATGTGTTTGGAAAAACGTTCAAAAGAAAAGAGCACTCTCGGTCGGAAGAGCCGTGAACAAAGTTCAGCAGGATATCAAAGGGACTCCTTGATTGAAATGGTACGCCCAAGAGCTGGCTGAAGTAAGGACCGACACACCACTTCCATACATCCTTAACTGACGgaatcttttcttcctttccagaATACATTGCTTCATACTTGTTAAACAGAAACACGTACAGAGCATGCTGTCTGAGAATGACATTTACCGGTATCATCACTGAGAACTGAAAATCGGAACATTCGAAATCTTCTCTTATCACCTTAAGGTGGACCTTTTCGTAAAACTCTTTGCTCGCAAAATTTTCAAGTATTCCCAAGCAACCCGGGCAAATTTTATCGTCTGAGTTTTGCTCAACATCTTTGTCGAGATCCACCTGTAAATGTCGCTCAACGAGTTCCCACGGCGAACATCTGTAAACAAATGGTTGACGTGCGCCTAGGAATCTCATAATGCACCGCGGGCAGCATCTGATATTACGAAGATCTTTAATTATTTGACATCTATCTTCTGCATTCTCTACGAACAGTTCCAGACCATCAGATGTCATGCTGATATTCGCTGGGATGTTCTCGATGTCTGCCATGAGGACTTCAGTCTCGGTGCACCTTGTAAGGCGTGTAGCCGACTCACGTGGTGCAGGACTTGAGATCTGTAAGATAAAATTAACAGCTCAGAAGTTACCAAGGAAGCCCAGTGAGCTTTATTGTTtactaattaaaatattttattctgatGAGAAATTGCGCTACAGCGTACCTGAAAAATACTCTGTGCTCCTACCTCTTGCGACGAGCTGCTGTCGGCAACTCTCGGGTGTTTCCGGAAATGGCGGGCAGTGTTTTCGTCATCAAGAAACCCAGTCCTCGCTGAGCTGATCGGCGGTAAGTTATAAGAAGTTTTCTTGTGGTTGCATTTTTCTAGTCTCAGTTATCTTAATCATCAGTTTGCTGTAAACTCGCTGTTCTGGTTCTAACGATCTGCGTTGATAAAATCGTTGTCCCGTTTAAAGCGAAGTTGCTACTTCCATAAACTGATCAGAGCAGACGCCAAACGAAGACAGGCTCCACGTTCACTCCACTGTGCAGCCGACTCGctgtaaacagtaaaacaaGATGTATGCATAGCTTGTTTAGAGTTTTTATGACAGAGTCGTGGATGTTGTTGCCACTCAGCATACAACGCAGTTGTAATAACTAATCCGTGGTTGTGTTTGCAATCTTGTTGATCTGTGTCAAGGCCGCGAGTTACCGACTTGATGTAGATGTTGTGACAAAACCACTTTTATTCTAgcttaaatataattatttttgttcctcacaacgttttctttttttttctagtagcAGAAAACTTTGTTAGGGAAGTTTGGATTGTTTAAATTCGTTTTCTGCGCGCTTTGCattcaacagttttatttacagttctaaggaaaggccgggtgggtgtggtGATTTTTGTAgcatttcattgtattttcagAAAAACTGATTGTATGAGGAGTGGAAAATAAGTGATCGTCATAGCATTTGCGTGTTTATGTGACTTTTTTATGTATGAAGTAATTTAATACTGTTTGGTACGTTATGTATTCACAATCTGACAATGTGAAAATTGTTGAGCTCAGCTGGGTGGGGTTCATCAAACAGGCATTGACTTTGACTTAGAGCAAAGTAGCGTATATTGACACATTGTGGAACTCTCCTGTGTAAAATTTAAGCAAATATATAGATTTTTCTAACATTGATAGAAAAGTTTTGCTAAATGAATACTGGCAGATGCCACTAATTTTTCTTTGCAACTTTGTGTagtaaaatcacattttttagtCTCATATACTTAAGCTTCTATTTTAATACCACATATTTCTTGCTGttgatttataaaaaatactatttttggttgttttgttttttaaagttcactACACagaccaatgaaaaaaaaatgttttacagacaCCAATGTATTGGTATACTGTGTACTGTGGTACAATAATGACAGTatgtgtaatttttaaaaggcTGTTGTAGTATGTAGtaagaaactagaaaaaaattaccatgcTGTTCATGCTGAGTCACCTCAACACTgcaaggagggaaaaaaattaggatAACTGAATCTAATTCCAGCACAACAAGAAACGTCTTATAAAAGGTTTTCCTGGTGTCTGGCTGCAAAAATGCCAAAGATGATTGAAGCAAGGCTCTGGTTGTAGAGAGATATAGCTTCTGGAACAGAATATTCCTACATCATGTTGTTTAAATGTTGTCTACCTGTAGTACCAACAGCCAATCTTATATTTATCAAAGATCCCATTAGGCCACCCAgtttgtcactttttttttcttttttttttaatgggaggGATGTTCTGTCATACTGTTTTGAAATAACTGACCACGCTATTTGTGGCTTAGCGATGTAGACTGCTACTATTGCTCCATTATCTGTGGTGCATTCTGGCTCTTGGTACTGCTTTAACCCTCCATGGTGATCCCAACCCACCATTTTCCAATGGAACAGACACAGCCTAAATCTAGATCCACTATCTGGAGGAGAGGGGTGCCGATAGTTGTTGATGCCCTGTTGATGCCCTATTAAGCTCACATTCTCTTGTTAGTCTTGTAGAACCAGTGTCTCTACCTAAATTGTAAGTTGAAGCCATTGTAGTGTGACACATTGTAACCAGATgcagttttgtttacaaaatatatagatCTATTCGATCTAATTGAAACCCAGCTTAGGTACATATTTGTTCTCAGTAGCTAATCCATCTTCATGGGGAagtgagcggtccggtggcgcaatggatagcgcctgtcaccaagacagtgaaggttggcttccctgagttcatttctcgtctcgggcacgctgttctttctctgcacgtggcatctgtttacagggctgactgcattgccgtaatatagcctcagttgctggcacggcgtaaaacaccaattccactTCATGGGGAAGTGGATAGCCCATTTGCTAGAGTGCTGGTATCTGCTCGTTCAATACCCACATAGTGCATCAAACTTGCACCAGTtcacccagctggcaggaatgggtacctgacttcaaagagggttggagaaggtaaagcagcaaggaagagaagatggacaccgccctcacataaagctgaccctgagtctctaacacctcattcccAAATGACATGAAAAGGTCATTGGATgagctttacatttttttaacctgtcTTCTTATGTAGTACACTTTGTTCACTTCAGTCTCATGCCCCTCTCTTCTTAAATAGAGGGCCTTCTTCACCTCTTAAAGAACATTTTGCTAAACAATTTTGATTGGTTCCACTTAGATGTTTAGTGCACTTAAATCATTGTAAGCCTTAAAGGCctaccaaactttttttttttcaaatgat encodes the following:
- the LOC112555677 gene encoding putative tRNA pseudouridine synthase Pus10, translated to MADIENIPANISMTSDGLELFVENAEDRCQIIKDLRNIRCCPRCIMRFLGARQPFVYRCSPWELVERHLQVDLDKDVEQNSDDKICPGCLGILENFASKEFYEKVHLKVIREDFECSDFQFSVMIPVNVILRQHALYVFLFNKYEAMYSGKEEKIPSVKDVWKWCVGPYFSQLLGVPFQSRSPFDILLNFVHGSSDRECSFLLNVFPNTFCKRKNRKFFGETFTRANVAKAVSDMNYSQFSEHFLCPPLTVNEPCTCDITVTYDAVFVAGRYKKYSRHLSQTPWTVDGETKLEGSVQELLSQIVLQKFKPSDHKFSASGREDVDVRMLGLGRPFVIELINPHRVKFTQEDMTEIQKSTNVLTKDIAIRDLQIVTRSDVGNLKEGEIDKSKSYTAVCWCKRHLSEEDLEMISSTKDLILQQKTPIRVLHRRTLSTRERVVYSMSAEVLGEHLFRLHLSTQAGTYVKEFVHGDFGRTHPSMRTLLKADCDILALDVDAVEIDWPPAVDPVQEVETTES